The following are encoded in a window of Castanea sativa cultivar Marrone di Chiusa Pesio chromosome 5, ASM4071231v1 genomic DNA:
- the LOC142635584 gene encoding subtilisin-like protease SBT5.4 produces the protein MMLTMKNKTWFSKLSLFLLLYIIWSLLQAPTLAIKQSYIVYLGSHAHGPEVSEVDFDRVTDSHFDFLGSFLGSKEIAKDAIIYSYQRHINGFSANLEEEMAVEIAKHPKVVSVFLNQGRQLHTTHSWEFMLMEKKIGGVIHPSSLWEKANFGEDIIIGNLDTGVWPKSKSFSGTGYGPIPSKWKGICQNDTVPCNRKLIGARYFNQGYINFTGPFNSALNNALDHEGHGSHTLSTAGGNFVPGASVIGVGNGTAKGGSPKARVAAYKVCWKPINGSECFDNDIMAAFDMAIHDGVDVLSMSLGGNPTDYFNDGMSIGAFHAVKNGIVVISSAGNSGPKSGTVTNVAPWMITVGASTLDREFESFVELRNGKQFKGASMSKPLPAGDKFCPLISAAHAKAANASAKDAMLCKPGTLDPKKAKGKILACLRGENARVDKGEQAALAGAVGMILCNDKLDGNEIIADPHVLPATQINYKDGVAVFAYINSTNDPLGYITAPTAKINKRPAPFMASFSSVGPSQVTPEILKPDVTAPGVNIIAAYTGEASPTEENFDKRRIPFITMSGTSMSCPHVSGVVGLLKKLHPDWSPSAIKSALMTTARRRDNTESPILDGSFNKATPFSYGAGHIRPNRAMDPGLVYDLTVNDYLDFLCASGYNQTLLELFTEAPYKCPKSASLLDFNYPSITVTNLSRSVNVTRRFKNVGSPGTYVARVREPTGISVHVEPKILKFESIGEEKSFKLTVTKKTMSKKTAGMRTEDYVFGGIVWSDGNHYVRSPIVVGMPLGH, from the exons ATGATGCTaacaatgaaaaacaaaacatggtTTTCCAAGCTTTCACTTTTCTTACTTCTGTATATTATTTGGTCTCTGTTGCAAGCACCTACCTTGGCAATCAAACAG TCTTATATAGTGTACTTAGGATCACATGCACACGGTCCAGAAGTTTCTGAGGTTGATTTTGATCGTGTGACTGATTCTCATTTTGACTTCCTTGGATCATTCTTGGGAAG TAAAGAGATTGCAAAGGATGCAATTATCTACTCGTATCAAAGACATATCAATGGTTTTTCTGCCAACCTTGAAGAGGAAATGGCAGTTGAAATCGCAA AGCATCCAAAAGTTGTGTCGGTTTTTTTGAACCAAGGAAGACAGTTACACACAACCCATTCATGGGAATTTATGTTAATGGAAAAAAAGATCGGCGGTGTGATACACCCCAGTTCCTTGTGGGAAAAGGCCAATTTTGGTGAAGACATAATTATTGGAAATCTTGACACAG GTGTATGGCCAAAATCAAAGAGCTTCAGCGGCACAGGTTATGGACCCATCCCATCAAAGTGGAAAGGAATCTGTCAAAATGATACAGTCCCTTGCAACAG GAAACTAATTGGAGCGAGATACTTCAACCAAGGCTATATTAATTTTACTGGGCCTTTCAACTCTGCACTTAATAATGCGCTTGACCATGAAGGCCATGGTTCTCACACACTATCAACTGCAGGTGGGAACTTTGTTCCTGGAGCAAGTGTAATTGGTGTGGGCAATGGAACTGCCAAAGGTGGTTCCCCAAAAGCCAGAGTTGCGGCCTACAAGGTCTGTTGGAAACCAATTAATGGGAGTGAATGCTTTGATAATGATATAATGGCAGCCTTTGATATGGCCATACATGATGGGGTTGATGTGCTTTCTATGTCACTTGGTGGCAATCCAACTGATTACTTCAACGATGGTATGTCAATCGGGGCATTCCATGCTGTTAAGAATGGTATTGTTGTAATAAGCTCAGCTGGAAATTCTGGACCAAAATCTGGAACTGTAACAAATGTTGCACCTTGGATGATTACTGTCGGAGCTAGCACTTTGGACAGAGAATTCGAATCTTTTGTTGAACTTCGAAACGGGAAGCAATTCAAG GGAGCAAGCATGTCTAAACCTTTGCCAGCTGGGGATAAATTCTGCCCACTTATTAGTGCTGCACATGCTAAAGCTGCTAATGCATCTGCCAAAGACGC TATGCTCTGTAAACCAGGTACATTGGATCCGAAAAAGGCTAAGGGTAAAATTCTGGCCTGTTTGAGAGGGGAAAACGCAAGAGTAGACAAAGGTGAGCAAGCAGCTCTTGCTGGGGCAGTTGGGATGATTCTTTGCAATGATAAGCTCGATGGTAATGAAATTATTGCCGATCCTCACGTACTACCAGCAACACAGATTAACTATAAAGATGGTGTAGCAGTCTTTGCCTACATCAATTCTACTAA TGATCCATTGGGATATATTACGGCCCCGACagcaaaaattaacaaaaggcCTGCCCCATTCATGGCCTCATTCTCGTCCGTAGGTCCTAGCCAAGTTACACCCGAGATTCTTAAG CCGGATGTTACTGCTCCTGGAGTGAACATCATAGCTGCCTACACTGGAGAAGCAAGCCCTAcagaagaaaattttgataagcGTAGAATTCCTTTTATCACCATGTCTGGCACATCTATGTCCTGCCCTCATGTTTCTGGAGTTGTGGGTCTTCTTAAGAAACTCCATCCTGACTGGAGCCCATCTGCCATAAAATCCGCACTCATGACAACCG CTAGAAGAAGGGACAATACTGAGAGTCCAATCCTAGATGGATCTTTTAACAAGGCAACGCCATTCAGTTATGGTGCTGGCCACATACGACCAAACCGTGCCATGGATCCTGGTTTGGTCTATGACTTAACTGTCAATGATTACTTGGACTTTCTTTGCGCTTCTGGCTATAACCAAACTTTACTGGAACTCTTCACCGAGGCTCCTTATAAATGTCCCAAGTCAGCTAGTCTTTTGGACTTCAACTATCCATCCATAACAGTCACTAATCTATCTCGGTCAGTAAATGTGACTCGAAGGTTCAAGAATGTTGGCTCACCAGGCACCTATGTAGCTCGTGTCCGAGAACCCACTGGAATTTCAGTTCATGTTGAGCctaaaattctgaaatttgagAGTATTGGAGAAGAGAAGAGTTTCAAGTTAACTGTGACCAAGAAAACTATGAGCAAGAAAACTGCTGGAATGAGAACTGAAGACTATGTATTTGGAGGGATAGTTTGGTCAGACGGCAATCACTATGTAAGGAGTCCAATAGTAGTTGGTATGCCTCTTGGCCACTGA
- the LOC142637272 gene encoding cyclin-D3-2-like — MAEEETKTHDHLACLNDLSCNEDNMSAIEQPLSNNHLPQFLVELDEQLDKQYCWLHILLSKEDETHTKLSTCFLKVDMSIIIISARQEAVQWILAVNSYHDFSAFTAVLSVNYLDQFLLSFQSRNDMPMKPWMVQLAAVACLSLAAKVVEIHVPLLFDLQVEKSEYVFRPKSIQKMELLVLSLLDWKMNPVTPLSFMNHVIKMVPLGDHQNLEFSALFKHRVLSLLSDFKLVHYRPSVISAAVTLHVMKHMDFGGENLDSCKNELCGILQFNKEKLEECYQLIRTSLANGNNH; from the exons ATGGCTGAAGAAGAAACAAAGACTCATGATCACTTGGCTTGTCTCAATGACCTTTCCTGCAACGAAGATAACATGAGTGCTATTGAACAGCCACTGAGTAATAATCATTTGCCACAATTTTTAGTGGAACTGGATGAGCAGCTTGACAAGCAATATTGTTGGCTACATATTCTGTTATCTAAGGAAGACGAGACCCACACCAAGCTCTCGACCTGCTTTTTAAAAGTCGATATGTCTATCATCATCATTTCAGCTCGTCAAGAGGCCGTGCAGTGGATTTTGGCTGTCAATTCTTACCATGATTTCTCTGCCTTCACTGCAGTTTTGTCAGTTAACTATCTTGATCAATTTCTACTCAGTTTTCAGTCAAGGAATGACATGCCCATGAAGCCTTGGATGGTGCAGTTAGCTGCTGTAGCTTGTCTTTCTTTAGCAGCTAAAGTTGTGGAGATCCACGTTCCTCTTCTCTTTGATCTCCAA GTTGAGAAATCGGAATATGTGTTTAGGCCAAAGTCAATCCAAAAAATGGAACTGTTGGTGCTCTCTCTGCTAGATTGGAAGATGAACCCGGTCACCCCACTTTCTTTCATGAACCACGTTATCAAAATGGTTCCCTTGGGAGATCACCAGAATTTGGAGTTCTCTGCATTATTTAAGCATCGTGTTCTTTCTCTGCTCAGTGATTTTAAACTAGTGCATTATCGGCCATCTGTAATTTCTGCAGCCGTAACACTTCATGTGATGAAGCATATGGATTTTGGAGGTGAGAATTTGGATTCCTGCAAGAATGAACTCTGTGGTATTCTTCAGTTCAACAAAGAGAAACTCGAGGAATGTTATCAACTCATCCGGACATCTTTAGCAAATGGCAATAACCACtag